In the genome of Raphanus sativus cultivar WK10039 chromosome 4, ASM80110v3, whole genome shotgun sequence, one region contains:
- the LOC108855638 gene encoding protein CONSERVED ONLY IN THE GREEN LINEAGE 160, chloroplastic, with protein MAIRTYISATSTTPPIPQDPSRSPLPTKIILPNKKPEKWSTGVAPGEYGGPPTTTKLRKYWGGEKEDPITSKDLIWNRDFMDQMKKLFDSPDDAPLDPSPSKEESSGFLSFNRVMSLDSMDVDLSKELASPSKSVLRDLEASKSVANRQMSKARVSPKWKLAPTRREQDKWDRATKAATGGSDVMLRDLRRPRGDPQVLAAESREQYYKLKDKLQLLTVGIGGVGLVSAYISYTPEITLSFGAGLMGSLAYMRMLGNTVDAMADGARGVMKGASGQPRLLVPVVLVMIFNRWNAILVPEYGFMHLELIPMLVGFFTYKIATFFQAIEEAITISTQKTDV; from the exons ATGGCGATCCGTACCTACATCTCAGCAACATCCACAACTCCGCCGATTCCTCAGGATCCTTCACGCAGTCCTCTCCCAACCAAAATCATTCTACCAAACAAGAAACCGGAGAAATGGTCCACCGGCGTCGCTCCCGGAGAGTACGGTGGTCCTCCGACCACCACGAAGCTCCGGAAGTACTGGGGAGGAGAGAAAGAAGACCCCATTACCTCCAAGGACTTGATATGGAACAGAGACTTCATGGATCAGATGAAGAAGCTGTTCGATTCCCCTGATGATGCTCCTCTCGACCCATCTCCCTCTAAG GAAGAGTCATCTGGGTTTCTGAGCTTTAATAGAGTTATGAGTCTTGACAG TATGGATGTTGACTTAAGCAAAGAGCTTGCTTCGCCTTCTAAATCCGTCTTAAGAGATCTTGAAGCCTCCAAATCCGTAGCCAATAGGCAGATG AGTAAAGCTAGAGTGTCTCCTAAATGGAAGCTGGCACCTACGCGTCGTGAGCAAGATAAATGGGATAGAGCAACCAAGGCTGCAACTGGTGGCAGT GATGTGATGTTAAGGGACCTGAGGCGGCCACGTGGTGATCCCCAAGTGTTGGCTGCTGAATCCAGGGAACAATATTACAAG CTGAAGGATAAGCTACAGCTTCTCACAGTTGGCATTGGTGGTGTAGGTTTAGTCTCTGCTTATATTTCATACACCCCAGAGATTACACTTAG TTTTGGTGCTGGCTTGATGGGTTCGTTAGCATATATGAGAATGCTTGGTAACACTGTAGATGCCATGGCAGATGGAGCCAGAGGAGTTATGAA AGGTGCATCTGGACAGCCACGTTTGCTTGTCCCCGTTGTGTTGGTTATGATATTCAATAGATGGAACGC AATACTTGTTCCTGAGTATGGATTCATGCACTTGGAGTTGATACCAATGTTGGTTGGCTTCTTTACTTACAAAATTGCTACATTCTTTCAAGCCATAGAAGAAGCCATCACCATTTCTACTCAAAAGACCGATGTCTAA
- the LOC108851589 gene encoding putative BTB/POZ domain-containing protein At2g40440, whose product MAKQTNLDIFLGGFAHILEEQWQVDVLLKAGDHSDPDAAISAHKLVLAARSKVFKKMLEKDECKTSSEKEIITLSEMKHEEVKALVEFIYSNGSRPCAGHARTLYLAADKYEIPHMRDLCRNELISSLNASNALDVYELAQIPFDDALNKAALDCIRMNITTIAYSDELKLFAESNPNLTVEIMKACVERSRSRNYSTLTVYPIM is encoded by the exons ATGGCAAAACAGACCAACCTAGACATTTTCTTAGGTGGGTTTGCACATATCTTGGAAGAACAATGGCAAGTTGATGTGTTGCTCAAGGCAGGAGATCACAGCGATCCTGATGCAGCAATCTCCGCCCACAAACTTGTTCTG GCTGCAAGATCAAAGGTCTTTAAGAAGATGCTTGAGAAGGATGAGTGCAAGACCTCGTCTGAGAAAGAGATAATCACTCTTTCGGAGATGAAACACGAAGAGGTAAAGGCTTTAGTAGAGTTCATATACAGTAATGGCTCAAGGCCTTGTGCAGGGCATGCTCGAACACTTTATCTAGCAGCGGACAAATATGAGATCCCACATATGCGAGACCTATGCAGAAACGAACTTATATCTTCTCTGAATGCATCTAATGCTCTTGACGTTTATGAGCTTGCCCAAATCCCTTTCGATGATGCACTAAACAAAGCTGCCTTAGACTGTATCCGAATGAATATAACTACAATTGCTTACTCTGATGAGCTCAAGCTGTTTGCAGAGAGTAACCCAAATCTTACAGTGGAGATAATGAAGGCTTGTGTTGAACGGAGTAGAAGTAGAAACTACAGTACTCTTACTGTATATCCAATAATGTAG
- the LOC108855637 gene encoding serine/threonine-protein kinase EDR1 produces the protein MKEKRDDDESSELAERVKSLSVESQGDGLMMIRESPRSVEHDVVSPGQRASQLLWDTGMLCEPIPNGFYSVVPDKRVKEVYNRLPTPSELHALGEEGVRIEVILVDFQKDKKLAMLKQLITTLVSGSNPASVIKKIAGTVSDFYKRPTLESPSKLALEENAFLFENHGAQLLGQIKRGCCRARAILFKVLADTVGLESRLVVGLPNDGTVDCLDSSKHMSVTVVINSVELLVDLIRFPGQLVPRSAKAIFMAHISPAGESDSAENDSCDSPLEPNSPLYERRDPESTEKDENLQFHRRLEGYPNASGPSLHNLMLRPATASNSSHSEPNIATVFWRRSRRKVIAEQRTASSSPEHPSMRSRGRSMLSTGRNSFKDYTGDASPSSSSTSEIRKTRRRSFRITPEIGDDIANAVREMYEKSKQTRLLHGRDDGNSSGINSNVSGLRLDDEFNSKKTMSLPSSPHAYRSQGFGRRGPSDFAVKDTWNKVVESSTLQNQPLLPYQEWDIDFSELTVGTRVGIGFFGEVFRGVWNGTDVAIKLFLEQDLTAENMEDFCNEISILSRVRHPNVVLFLGACTKPPRLSMITEYMELGSLYYLIHMSGQKKKLSWHRRLRMLRDICRGLMCIHRMKIVHRDLKSANCLVDKHWTVKICDFGLSRIMTDENMKDTSSAGTPEWMAPELIRQEPFTEKCDIFSLGVIMWELSTLRKPWEGVPPEKVIFAVAHEKSRLEIPDGPLSKLIADCWAEPQERPNCEEILRGLLDCEYTLC, from the exons ATGAAAGAGAAACGAGATGATGACGAATCTTCAGAGCTTGCGGAAAGGGTTAAGTCACTCTCTGTTGAATCTCAAGGCGATGGTTTGATGATGATTAGAGAGTCCCCTAGAAGCGTCGAGCATGATGTCGTCTCTCCAGGTCAGAGAGCATCGCAGCTTCTTTGGGATACAGGGATGCTTTGTGAACCCATTCCTAATGGTTTCTACTCTGTTGTTCCG GACAAGAGAGTGAAGGAAGTATATAATAGACTACCAACACCGAGTGAGCTTCatgctttgggagaggaaggtGTCAGAATCGAAGTCATTCTTGTTGATTTTCAAAAAGATAAGAAGCTCGCTATGCTTAAACAGTTGATCACCACACTTGTCAGCGGCTCTAATCCTGCTTCGGTGATCAAGAAAATAGCTGGAACG GTATCTGATTTTTACAAACGTCCTACACTTGAAAGCCCTTCAAAGCTTGCTCTGGAGGAAAACGCCTTCTTGTTTGAAAACCATGGTGCTCAGTTGCTTGGCCAAATCAAGCGTGGGTGTTGTCGTGCTAGGGCTATTTTGTTCAAGGTTCTGGCTGATACTGTAGGACTCGAGAGTCGTCTGGTGGTG GGTCTGCCTAATGATGGGACTGTGGATTGCTTGGACTCCAGCAAACACATGTCTGTTACAGTTGTGATAAATTCCGTGGAGCTACTAGTTGATCTGATTCGGTTTCCTGGTCAGTTGGTTCCTCGATCAGCCAAGGCAATTTTCATGGCACACATCTCACCTGCTGGAGAGAGTGATTCTGCAGAAAACGACTCTTGTGACTCACCTCTGGAGCCAAATAGTCCTTTATACGAGAGAAGAGATCCCGAGAG TACAGAAAAAGATGAAAACCTTCAGTTTCATCGGAGGTTAGAAGGATATCCAAATGCTTCCGGTCCATCATTGCATAATTTGATGCTCAGACCTGCTACAGCTAG TAACTCCTCGCATAGTGAACCAAATATTGCCACTGTGTTCTGGAGACGTAGCCGCAGAAAAGTGATTGCTGAACAGAGAACAGCTAGCTCCAG CCCGGAACACCCATCTATGCGATCACGTGGACGATCAATGCTGAGTACTGGTAGGAATTCATTTAAGGACTACACTGGTGACGCATCTCCTTCAAG TTCATCCACCTCAGAAATACGTAAAACTAGACGGCGAAGTTTCAGGATCACACCAGAGATTGGGGATGACATTGCAAA CGCTGTACGAGAAATGTATGAGAAATCAAAGCAAACCCGTCTCTTGCACGGCCGAGATGATGGAAACAGCTCAGGTATCAATAGCAAT GTGTCTGGTCTCCGTCTTGATGATGAGTTCAATTCCAAGAAGACAATGTCATTACCCTCATCTCCTCATGCTTACAGGAGTCAAGGATTTGGACGAAGAGGACCTTCAGATTTTGCCGTGAAGGATACGTGGAATAAAGTAGTTGAGTCTTCCACATTGCAGAATCAGCCTTTGTTACCGTATCAAGAATGGGACATTGACTTCTCTGAGCTGACTGTTGGAACTCGGGTGGGGATTG GATTTTTTGGTGAAGTTTTTCGTGGAGTGTGGAATGGGACAGATGTTGCAATCAAATTGTTTCTTGAGCAAGATCTCACTGCCGAAAACATGGAAGATTTCTGCAATGAGATATCGATTCTCAG CCGTGTTCGCCACCCAAATG TTGTGCTATTTCTGGGTGCATGTACAAAACCTCCACGCTTATCCATGATCACGGAATACATGGAGCTGGGATCTTTGTATTATTTGATCCATATGAGTGGCCAGAAGAAGAAACTTAGCTGGCACAGGAGGCTCAGGATGCTAAGAGACATCTGCAG GGGTTTGATGTGCATACACCGGATGAAGATAGTTCACCGTGACCTAAAAAGTGCCAACTGTCTGGTGGACAAACATTGGACAGTGAAGATCTGTGATTTTGGGCTGTCGAGAATAATGACTGACGAAAACATGAAGGACACTTCTTCTGCTGGAACGCCAGAGTGGATGGCTCCAGAACTCATTCGCCAGGAACCTTTTACAGAGAAATGTGATATCTTTAGTCTTGGGGTCATAATGTGGGAGCTTTCTACTTTACGTAAACCGTGGGAAGGTGTTCCTCCTGAGAAG GTTATCTTTGCTGTTGCTCATGAAAAGTCACGTCTTGAGATTCCTGATGGTCCACTCAGCAAGCTAATTGCAG ATTGTTGGGCAGAGCCTCAAGAGCGCCCAAATTGTGAAGAGATACTTAGAGGCTTGCTTGACTGTGAGTACACATTATGTTAG